The following DNA comes from Bacteroidota bacterium.
CATTTTCCGGGAAGGTATTGCCATTGCGTTCATCCTGATCCTTGCAGTAATTTCATACTACGTCACACGCATCATTCTTTTTCATACGGTTTATAAGGTAGCAAGACGTACGAAATCCGAATGGGATGATATTCTGATCCGGAAAAAGGTTTTCAGGAGATTGGCATTCCTGGCACCAGCACTGGTAATCAATTATCTGTCGCCCATATTATTGGGTGAATATGCATTCGTAGCCAGAATCATCGAAATTGTTACAGCCATTTACATGGTTGTGGTAACAGTAAGAGTATTTTTATCCATAGCCGATGCGTTTCATGATATCTATTCCATAGCCGACACAGGCAAAGGAAAACCCATTAAGGGATACGTGCAAGTATTCAAGATCGTTCTATATATCATCTCAGGCATTATTATCATCTCCATATTGCTGGGCAAGCAGAACTTTGGCTGGTTGGCGGGTTTGGGAGCATTTTCTGCGGTTTTGATGCTTATTTTCAAGGACCCCATCCTTGGTTTTGTTGGTGGGATTCAATTGTCGGCCAATAACATGGTCAGGCTCGGAGATTGGATTGAAATGCCTAAGTACGGTGCCGATGGTACCGTTATCGACATATCCCTTACCACAGTTAAGGTTCAGAACTGGGACAAGACCATCACTACCATACCCACTTACACACTGGTAACGGATTCATTCCGTAACTGGAGGGGAATGGAAGAAAGCGGAGGACGCAGAATAAAAAGGTCGATAAATATCGATATG
Coding sequences within:
- a CDS encoding mechanosensitive ion channel family protein, which translates into the protein MNKALDDLRDLFIKLGTPEDWAVIFREGIAIAFILILAVISYYVTRIILFHTVYKVARRTKSEWDDILIRKKVFRRLAFLAPALVINYLSPILLGEYAFVARIIEIVTAIYMVVVTVRVFLSIADAFHDIYSIADTGKGKPIKGYVQVFKIVLYIISGIIIISILLGKQNFGWLAGLGAFSAVLMLIFKDPILGFVGGIQLSANNMVRLGDWIEMPKYGADGTVIDISLTTVKVQNWDKTITTIPTYTLVTDSFRNWRGMEESGGRRIKRSINIDMTSIKFCTPEMLERFSQFQHVAEYVRKTEKDIQEYNKRYDVDNSVLVNGRRQTNIGVFRAYLRGYLSRNPKINQKMTFLVRQLQPTDKGLPIEIYVFSKVQEWAKYEDLQSDIFDHVLAVIPFFELKVFQDPTGSDFQHLTGDK